From one Scophthalmus maximus strain ysfricsl-2021 chromosome 19, ASM2237912v1, whole genome shotgun sequence genomic stretch:
- the zcchc8 gene encoding zinc finger CCHC domain-containing protein 8, with translation MAEVDFGDSELFQQLDDSAPALPTHIRFSDDEGEEQEETSQPRSKLDESDDYIQKLTEENTVLRRKLNILTRPSGITVEDVNNDGPLLQILYANNGISKQCRQEIEDCICSVIMKHQKPDHEKKKSSFHVKPQCSAFAMDDEPPKTSSSSVRTTTEAFKVVGSVLYFTSFSVDKLGQPLVSENPQLTDGWDIPTYHQVFNQVVGTDGKDIEMKDKRPKSMCFNCGSASHQLRDCPKPKDMAAINERRKEFNQNSNQGPQSNQRYHADEVEERFAKYKPGVMSEELLSALGIDGNTLPPLIYRMRQLGYPPGWLKEAEMENSGIAMYDGNASNNGNVTENSNSQNISYDVSKLVDFPGFNVLTPNKMKDEFMQYGSVPIQNHQMKQNYAAYLSNNFPMPGATSNKRRHESDSSPHQRKRNRPSPDQNSSRSSDMDIESDPGTPFKSPGPGDFQFQPPLPPGSPCFSSPPPLPQGTPPATPTPPPLPKGTPPHTPNNGSPALRGQKWVVVDDAVEGADDDLTLEELEEQQRLIWAALENADTATNSDCETPVMGTPIPSSPSVSTPAHIDTETEEAEEAMDTVRPADACHGSENQKEPEVQEICALSPGPIKAEEDSPQSPEQLKGQDNGPQSPGPVKSQDDNPQSPEPLKAQDDGQQSPGPVKSQDDNPQSPGPVKSQDDDPQSPEPLKAQDDDPQSPGPVISQDDNPQSPEPLKAQDDGPQSPDPVKSQDDNPQSPEPLKAQDDGPQCPGPVKSQDYNPETPDPDFSNRGATDCASPKHAEKITAVPHRSRFAAGIVPFEDTPEFTEVAEATGTYLRIRDLLKSSPRNLKKK, from the exons atggctgAAGTGGATTTCGGAGACAGTGAGCTCTTTCAGCAGCTTGACGACTCCGCGCCGGCGCTGCCGACGCACATTCGCTTCTCAGATgacgagggagaggagcaggaggagacgagCCAGCCCCGGAGCAAGCTGGATGAGAGCGACGACTACATCCAGAAGCTCACTGAGGAAA ATACAGTTCTGAGGAGGAAACTCAACATCTTGACGCGACCAAG CGGCATCACAGTGGAAGATGTCAACAACGACGGGCCACTTCTTCAGATCCTTTACGCAAACAACGGTATTTCGAA GCAGTGTCGTCAGGAGATTGAAGATTGCATCTGCAGCGTGATTATGAAGCACCAGAAACCAgaccatgaaaagaaaaaatcctccTTTCACGTGAAACCTCAG TGTTCGGCGTTTGCGATGGACGACGAGCCACCGAAGACGTCCTCCAGCAGTGtgagaacaacaacagaagccTTTAAA GTGGTTGGAAGCGTCTTATATTTCACTTCTTTCAGTGTTGATAAACTTGGACAGCCTCTGGTCAGTGAAAACCCTCAGCTGACAGATGGATGGGACATTCCAAC CTATCACCAGGTTTTTAACCAAGTTGTTGGAACAGATGGAAAGGATATcgaaatgaaagacaaaag ACCAAAGTCCATGTGTTTCAACTGTGGCTCCGCCAGCCATCAGCTGAGAGATTGTCCCAAG CCTAAAGACATGGCTGCAAtcaatgaaagaagaaaagagttcaATCAAAACAGCAACCAGGGCCCACAGAGTAACCAACGATACCATGCGGATGAAGTGGAGGAGCGGTTTGCTAAATACAAGCCTGGAGTCATGAG TGAGGAGCTGTTGTCTGCACTGGGAATTGATGGCAACACCCTGCCTCCTCTGATTTATCGCATGAGGCAGCTTGGCTACCCACCGGGTTGGCTCAaagaggcagagatggaaaaCTCTGGCATAGCAATGTATGATGGAAACG CTTCAAATAATGGCAACGTAACGGAGAATAGCAATTCACAAAACATCTCTTATGATGTTTCCAAACTGGTGGATTTCCCAGGCTTTAATGTACTTacaccaaacaaaatgaaagat GAGTTCATGCAGTATGGTTCAGTTCCAATACAGAACCACCAGATGAAGCAAAACTATGCCGCCTACTTGTCCAACAACTTTCCTATG CCTGGTGCCACCAGCAACAAGAGGCGGCATGAATCGGACTCATCTCCACATCAAAGGAAGAGGAATAGGCCCAGTCCTGATCAGAACTCTAGCAGGAGCTCAGATATGGATATTGAATCAG ACCCAGGAACACCCTTTAAATCTCCAGGCCCAGGTGACTTCCAGTTCCAACCACCGCTGCCCCCTGGCTCTCCTTGCTTCAGTTCACCTCCTCCCTTACCCCAGGGCACTCCTCCAGCTACACCCACTCCCCCACCTCTCCCTAAAGGTACACCTCCTCATACGCCCAACAACGGCTCTCCGGCTCTGCGAGGGCAGAAATGGGTTGTAGTTGATGATGCTGTGGAGGGAGCAGACGATGACCTGACATTGGAGGAACtggaagagcagcagaggctgatTTGGGCAGCTCTAGAAAATGCTGACACCGCCACAAATAGTGACTGTGAGACACCTGTGATGGGAACACCAATACCCAGTTCACCAAGTGTGTCCACGCCTGCACATAtcgacacagaaacagaagaggcagaagaagCAATGGACACAGTGAGACCTGCAGACGCTTGCCATGGCAGTGAAAATCAAAAGGAACCAGAAGTTCAAGAGATTTGCGCTCTGAGTCCTGGACCAATCAAGGCTGAGGAAGACAGCCCTCAAAGCCCTGAACAGCTCAAAGGCCAAGACAATGGCCCACAGAGTCCTGGTCCAGTCAAATCCCAGGATGACAACCCACAGAGCCCTGAACCACTCAAAGCCCAAGACGATGGCCAACAGAGTCCTGGTCCAGTCAAATCCCAGGATGACAACCCACAGAGTCCTGGTCCAGTCAAATCCCAGGATGACGACCCACAGAGTCCTGAGCCACTCAAAGCCCAAGACGATGACCCACAGAGTCCTGGTCCAGTCATATCCCAGGATGACAACCCACAGAGTCCTGAGCCACTCAAAGCCCAAGACGATGGCCCACAGAGTCCTGACCCGGTCAAATCCCAGGATGACAACCCACAGAGTCCTGAGCCACTCAAAGCCCAAGACGATGGCCCACAGTGTCCGGGTCCAGTCAAATCCCAGGATTACAACCCGGAGACCCCTGATCCAGATTTCTCTAACAGGGGTGCCACAGATTGTGCTTCCCCTAAGCATGCCGAGAAGATAACAGCTGTTCCTCATCGGAGCAGGTTTGCAGCTGGCATCGTTCCATTCGAAGATACACCGGAATTCACTGAAGTTGCTGAAGCCACAGGGACATACCTTAGGATCAGAGACTTACTTAAAAGTTCCCCTcgcaatttgaagaaaaaataa
- the si:ch211-110p13.9 gene encoding uncharacterized protein si:ch211-110p13.9 isoform X1, producing MSSSSTVHLSLPQWDVGGFRRIRFVYLENPTSFRLTECPHQGPVIPLYLGADVFSSTDVRTENHPRYHAKFAKKGLATKITFSSGKMAPLKTYPCALHTAIHTEHCCLPSWFVVALRFHGLKVPSANNSLWFYSIQGLFRVAFEMYSKQEQLAVLENFQEVWKSQINDSPLKMSYSLRMQLDFAAPSSMCDTDLRNDMSQLQHCQVGMALVDVRVSDKSDASADHDYCSFPRKSLQTEQSKLVLSTVKQKLHSLDEKLSSDTQSHTEQLGTILLLLENINQYMNGSLEEKDVTETVLALLQAKDWGSAYSSSLLSCIGRWLGQQFHAANSSISQKVEGFKVQHIERISDLPPAEQLATELFPEAMQTLLLHWMGLSEESTVEKRHSEYPILLLILEFANHNLITGVAHVLYSSLICK from the exons ATGTCAAGTAGCTCAACTGTCCACTTGTCGCTGCCGCAGTGGGACGTCGGCGGCTTCCGGAGGATCCGCTTTGTTTACTTGGAGAATCCAACCTCGTTCAGGCTGACGGAGTGTCCGCACCAG GGCCCCGTGATTCCTCTGTACTTAGGAGCCGATGTCTTCTCCAGCACTGACGTCCGTACAGAGAACCATCCCAGGTACCACGCCAAGTTTGCCAAGAAAGGACTGGccacaaaaataacattttcctcAGGTAAAATGGCACCACTAAAGACATACCCGTGTGCCTTGCACACAGCCATTCACACCGAACACTGTTGTCTTCCATCCTGGTTTGTTGTAGCACTCAGGTTTCACGGGTTGAAGGTACCTTCTGCAAACAACAGTCTCTGGTTCTACAGCATTCAAGGACTTTTCCGAGTAGCctttgaaatgtacagtaaGCAAGAGCAGCTGGCTGTGCTCGAGAACTTCCAG GAGGTTTGGAAATCGCAGATAAATGACAGCCCTCTGAAAATGAGTTACAGCCTCAGGATGCAGCTCGACTTCGCAGCACCCAGCAGCATGTGTGATACAGACTTAAGAAATGACATGTCACAGCTGCAGCATTGCCAGGTTGGCATGGCATTGGTGGACGTACGCGTCAGTGACAAGAGCGACGCGTCTGCAGATCACGATTACTGTTCTTTTCCGAGGAAGAGCTTGCAAACTGAGCAAAGCAAACTGGTTTTATCCACAGTGAAGCAAAAATTACACAGCTTGGATGAGAAACTCTCTTCAGATACTCAAAGCCACACAGAACAGCTGGGAACCATCTTGCTGCTTTTGGAGAACATTAATCAGTACATGAATGGGAGTCTAGAAGAAAAGGATGTGACGGAAACTGTGTTAGCTCTGCTACAGGCCAAAGACTGGGGCTCTGCATATTCAAGTTCCCTCCTGAGTTGTATAGGACGATGGCTGGGCCAGCAGTTTCACGCAGCCAACAGTAGCATTAGTCAAAAAGTGGAGGGCTTTAAAGTTCAGCATATTGAGCGAATAAGTGACTTGCCACCTGCTGAGCAACTAGCCACAGAACTATTCCCAGAAGCCATGCAAACACTGCTGCTTCACTGGATGGGGTTAAGTGAGGAGTCCACCGTGGAGAAGAGACACAGTGAATACCCgatcctgctcctcatcctcgaGTTCGCCAACCACAACCTCATCACTGGTGTGGCTCATGTGCTCTACTCAAGTcttatatgtaaataa
- the si:ch211-110p13.9 gene encoding uncharacterized protein si:ch211-110p13.9 isoform X2, whose translation MSSSSTVHLSLPQWDVGGFRRIRFVYLENPTSFRLTECPHQGPVIPLYLGADVFSSTDVRTENHPRYHAKFAKKGLATKITFSSALRFHGLKVPSANNSLWFYSIQGLFRVAFEMYSKQEQLAVLENFQEVWKSQINDSPLKMSYSLRMQLDFAAPSSMCDTDLRNDMSQLQHCQVGMALVDVRVSDKSDASADHDYCSFPRKSLQTEQSKLVLSTVKQKLHSLDEKLSSDTQSHTEQLGTILLLLENINQYMNGSLEEKDVTETVLALLQAKDWGSAYSSSLLSCIGRWLGQQFHAANSSISQKVEGFKVQHIERISDLPPAEQLATELFPEAMQTLLLHWMGLSEESTVEKRHSEYPILLLILEFANHNLITGVAHVLYSSLICK comes from the exons ATGTCAAGTAGCTCAACTGTCCACTTGTCGCTGCCGCAGTGGGACGTCGGCGGCTTCCGGAGGATCCGCTTTGTTTACTTGGAGAATCCAACCTCGTTCAGGCTGACGGAGTGTCCGCACCAG GGCCCCGTGATTCCTCTGTACTTAGGAGCCGATGTCTTCTCCAGCACTGACGTCCGTACAGAGAACCATCCCAGGTACCACGCCAAGTTTGCCAAGAAAGGACTGGccacaaaaataacattttcctcAG CACTCAGGTTTCACGGGTTGAAGGTACCTTCTGCAAACAACAGTCTCTGGTTCTACAGCATTCAAGGACTTTTCCGAGTAGCctttgaaatgtacagtaaGCAAGAGCAGCTGGCTGTGCTCGAGAACTTCCAG GAGGTTTGGAAATCGCAGATAAATGACAGCCCTCTGAAAATGAGTTACAGCCTCAGGATGCAGCTCGACTTCGCAGCACCCAGCAGCATGTGTGATACAGACTTAAGAAATGACATGTCACAGCTGCAGCATTGCCAGGTTGGCATGGCATTGGTGGACGTACGCGTCAGTGACAAGAGCGACGCGTCTGCAGATCACGATTACTGTTCTTTTCCGAGGAAGAGCTTGCAAACTGAGCAAAGCAAACTGGTTTTATCCACAGTGAAGCAAAAATTACACAGCTTGGATGAGAAACTCTCTTCAGATACTCAAAGCCACACAGAACAGCTGGGAACCATCTTGCTGCTTTTGGAGAACATTAATCAGTACATGAATGGGAGTCTAGAAGAAAAGGATGTGACGGAAACTGTGTTAGCTCTGCTACAGGCCAAAGACTGGGGCTCTGCATATTCAAGTTCCCTCCTGAGTTGTATAGGACGATGGCTGGGCCAGCAGTTTCACGCAGCCAACAGTAGCATTAGTCAAAAAGTGGAGGGCTTTAAAGTTCAGCATATTGAGCGAATAAGTGACTTGCCACCTGCTGAGCAACTAGCCACAGAACTATTCCCAGAAGCCATGCAAACACTGCTGCTTCACTGGATGGGGTTAAGTGAGGAGTCCACCGTGGAGAAGAGACACAGTGAATACCCgatcctgctcctcatcctcgaGTTCGCCAACCACAACCTCATCACTGGTGTGGCTCATGTGCTCTACTCAAGTcttatatgtaaataa
- the si:ch211-110p13.9 gene encoding uncharacterized protein si:ch211-110p13.9 isoform X3, whose translation MSSPALTSVQRTIPALRFHGLKVPSANNSLWFYSIQGLFRVAFEMYSKQEQLAVLENFQEVWKSQINDSPLKMSYSLRMQLDFAAPSSMCDTDLRNDMSQLQHCQVGMALVDVRVSDKSDASADHDYCSFPRKSLQTEQSKLVLSTVKQKLHSLDEKLSSDTQSHTEQLGTILLLLENINQYMNGSLEEKDVTETVLALLQAKDWGSAYSSSLLSCIGRWLGQQFHAANSSISQKVEGFKVQHIERISDLPPAEQLATELFPEAMQTLLLHWMGLSEESTVEKRHSEYPILLLILEFANHNLITGVAHVLYSSLICK comes from the exons ATGTCTTCTCCAGCACTGACGTCCGTACAGAGAACCATCCCAG CACTCAGGTTTCACGGGTTGAAGGTACCTTCTGCAAACAACAGTCTCTGGTTCTACAGCATTCAAGGACTTTTCCGAGTAGCctttgaaatgtacagtaaGCAAGAGCAGCTGGCTGTGCTCGAGAACTTCCAG GAGGTTTGGAAATCGCAGATAAATGACAGCCCTCTGAAAATGAGTTACAGCCTCAGGATGCAGCTCGACTTCGCAGCACCCAGCAGCATGTGTGATACAGACTTAAGAAATGACATGTCACAGCTGCAGCATTGCCAGGTTGGCATGGCATTGGTGGACGTACGCGTCAGTGACAAGAGCGACGCGTCTGCAGATCACGATTACTGTTCTTTTCCGAGGAAGAGCTTGCAAACTGAGCAAAGCAAACTGGTTTTATCCACAGTGAAGCAAAAATTACACAGCTTGGATGAGAAACTCTCTTCAGATACTCAAAGCCACACAGAACAGCTGGGAACCATCTTGCTGCTTTTGGAGAACATTAATCAGTACATGAATGGGAGTCTAGAAGAAAAGGATGTGACGGAAACTGTGTTAGCTCTGCTACAGGCCAAAGACTGGGGCTCTGCATATTCAAGTTCCCTCCTGAGTTGTATAGGACGATGGCTGGGCCAGCAGTTTCACGCAGCCAACAGTAGCATTAGTCAAAAAGTGGAGGGCTTTAAAGTTCAGCATATTGAGCGAATAAGTGACTTGCCACCTGCTGAGCAACTAGCCACAGAACTATTCCCAGAAGCCATGCAAACACTGCTGCTTCACTGGATGGGGTTAAGTGAGGAGTCCACCGTGGAGAAGAGACACAGTGAATACCCgatcctgctcctcatcctcgaGTTCGCCAACCACAACCTCATCACTGGTGTGGCTCATGTGCTCTACTCAAGTcttatatgtaaataa